Proteins found in one Triticum urartu cultivar G1812 chromosome 4, Tu2.1, whole genome shotgun sequence genomic segment:
- the LOC125555025 gene encoding homeobox-leucine zipper protein ROC4-like, protein MDEEWPQHNSVVLNDLDPFMTSEHNHLLQHDHGDETYGLLGATANVGMIDNTNVVAGNQGNNNGETYSQQRMETRRTNYHRLRREQIQQLESVFREIPYPDEKLRKTLSERLGMSAQQVKLWFQNHRNNSKGKTQRRETNTLQLVNQMLKSDRQAIMSAMENSTCLKCRGAVVRTQDTSERQRLFKENMKLKEELRLAVTHLKEGLQQNGMWPRLTHN, encoded by the exons ATGGACGAGGAGTGGCCGCAACACAACAGTGTTGTGCTCAATGATCTTGACCCCTTCATGACAAGTGAACACAACCACCTATTGCAGCACGACCATGGTGATGAGACATATGGTCTACTTGGAGCCACTGCCAACGTGGGAATGATTGATAATACCAACGTTGTTGCTGGAAACCAAGGAAACAACAATGGAGAAACCTACAGTCAGCAGAGGATGGAGACAAGGCGTACCAACTATCATCGTCTCCGCAGAGAACAGATCCAACAACTTGAATC TGTCTTCCGGGAAATCCCCTATCCAGATGAGAAACTGCGGAAGACCCTTAGTGAGAGGCTTGGCATGAGTGCCCAACAGGTCAAGCTCTGGTTCCAAAACCATCGCAACAACAGTAAG GGCAAGACGCAAAGGCGGGAGACCAACACTCTTCAGTTAGTGAACCAGATGCTAAAATCTGACAGGCAAGCCATCATGTCAGCTATGGAAAATAGCACTTGCCTCAAATGCAGAGGGGCGGTGGTTCGAACTCAGGACACCTCAGAGCGCCAACGCTTGTTCAAGGAGAATATGAAGCTCAAGGAGGAACTTAGGCTTGCCGTGACCCATCTTAAAGAGGGTCTCCAACAAAATGGAATGTGGCCCCGATTGACCCACAACTAA